From one Triticum aestivum cultivar Chinese Spring chromosome 4B, IWGSC CS RefSeq v2.1, whole genome shotgun sequence genomic stretch:
- the LOC123091341 gene encoding uridine kinase-like protein 3 yields the protein MGSYSTSEVLNAAAVGVHHPALRLHELDLKGSMSVEELPTTSGLENGHQAPFVIGVAGGASSGKSTVCKMIIDQLCDQRVVVVTQESFYYGLSDEEMIHVHDYNFDHPDAFDTDLLLSCMEKLKHGKAVDIPSYDFKTHKSVSCARKVNPSDVIILEGILLFHDSRVRDLMNMKIFVDTDADVRLTRRIRRDTIEKGRDIIAVLDQYSKFVKTAFEDFILPTKKYADIIIPRGADNSVAIDLIVQHIRTKLGQNDLCKIHPNLYVIQTTYQIRGMHTIIRDAATTTHDFIFYADRLIRLVVEHGLGHLPFREKQVITPTGSVYTGVDFSKSLCGISVIRSGESMENALRACCKGIKIGKILIHREGDDGKQLIYHNLPKDIAKRHVLLLDPILGTGNSAVQAISLLLEKRVQEANIIFLNLISAPQGVHVVSKRFPRVKIVTSEIELGLNDDFRVIPGMGEFGDRYFGTDDYQPSTPFFADDKNRVGLL from the exons ATGGGATCATACTCGACAAGCGAAGTGCTTAATGCTGCCGCGGTTGGGGTCCATCATCCAGCACTCCGTTTGCACGAGCTGGACCTGAAAGGTTCCATGTCGGTGGAGGAACTACCAACGACGTCAGGCCTGGAGAATGGACACCAAGCACCATTTGTTATTG GTGTTGCTGGAGGTGCGTCTTCAGGTAAAAGTACTGTTTGCAAAATGATCATCGATCAGCTATGCGATCAGCGTGTAGTTGTTGTTACTCAG GAGTCATTTTATTACGGACTGTCTGATGAGGAAATGATTCATGTTCATGATTATAACTTTGATCATCCAG ATGCATTTGATACGGACTTACTACTCTCTTGTATGGAAAAATTGAAACATGGTAAAGCTGTTGACATTCCAAGCTACGACTTCAAAACACATAAGAGTGTCTCATGTGCAAGAAAG GTTAATCCTTCAGATGTTATAATTTTGGAAGGAATTCTACTTTTCCATGATTCACGTGTCCGGGATCTAATGAACATGAAGATCTTCGTTGATACAG ATGCTGATGTGCGATTAACAAGGAGGATCCGTCGTGATACCATTGAGAAGGGTAGAGATATTATAGCTGTGTTAGATCAG TACTCAAAGTTTGTAAAGACAGCTTTTGAAGACTTCATTCTCCCCACAAAGAAGTATGCTGATATTATCATCCCACGAGGCGCAGATAACAGTGTGGCAATTGACCTAATCGTTCAGCATATTCGCACTAAGCTTGGTCAAAATGATCTATGTAAAATACACCCAAATTTATATGTTATTCAGACTACTTACCAG ATACGAGGCATGCACACAATAATACGAGATGCTGCCACGACGACACATGATTTCATATTTTATGCTGATCGGTTAATTCGATTG GTTGTCGAGcatggccttggtcatcttccttTCAGGGAAAAGCAGGTCATTACTCCAACTG GATCTGTTTACACTGGTGTGGATTTCTCAAAAAGTTTATGTGGGATATCAGTGATTAGGAG TGGCGAAAGTATGGAGAATGCTCTGCGGGCATGCTGTAAAGGTATAAAGATTGGGAAGATTCTTATTCACAGGGAAGGAGATGATGGGAAACAG CTCATCTATCACAATTTACCCAAAGATATCGCAAAAAGGCATGTTCTGTTGCTGGACCCCATATTGGGAACAG GAAATTCAGCTGTTCAAGCTATCTCTCTTCTCTTGGAGAAGCGTGTACAAGAAGCAAATATTATATTCCTCAATCTTATATCA GCTCCCCAAGGGGTGCATGTAGTCAGCAAGAGATTCCCAAGGGTCAAGATTGTGACATCAGAGATCGAGCTTGGTCTGAATGATGATTTCCGTGTCATCCCTGGGATGGGTGAGTTTGGGGACAGATATTTTGGAACAGATGATTATCAGCCATCAACGCCATTCTTCGCCGATGACAAAAATCGTGTTGG GCTTTTGTGA
- the LOC123091342 gene encoding atherin encodes MARRSVHRRQEFSFAGDSPTPSWRAEAGEGRALPPRPPVVATANPMAPRAGEEDFRWLQASRQGSPESGSGSGTPSPQLWAHREHHHDRLYPASAGSSPSRAQAIAGYRREMLDLVRGLPEAAYELSLRDIVESRPSPLPPPPPPPPAQPYAVATQEQGNGEPKKDVTAAAMNGDEAKKQSDGGGKKQGKARKQRTMGRTRSRSMERSVSLDTGLLIKLFLPLSVGRKKKVSPKPAAVAPAKDGRKKTKKKKKKEGKKEDEEEWWKKSEFSEAGSSSRTSSSGSSNSSASRNNGNGGSDPKAPSRSRSRKRIGCYGFFRANKGKNGVIQE; translated from the exons ATGGCGAGGCGGTCGGTGCATCGGAGGCAGGAGTTCAGCTTCGCCGGGGATTCGCCGACGCCGTCGTGGCGCGCGGAGGCCGGCGAGGGGCGCGCGCTGCCGCCGCGGCCGCCGGTTGTGGCGACGGCGAACCCGATGGCGCCGCGCGCGGGGGAGGAGGACTTCCGCTGGCTGCAGGCGTCCAGGCAAGGCTCGCCGGagtccggctccggctccggcacgCCGTCGCCGCAGCTCTGGGCGCACCGCGAACACCACCACGACCGGCTGTACCCGGCCTCCGCTGGGAGCTCCCCGTCGCGCGCGCAGGCCATCGCCGGCTACCGCCGCGAGATGCTCGACCTCGTCCGCGGCCTCCCCGAGGCCGCCTACGAGCTCTCTCTCCGCGACATCGTCGAGTCCCGGCCCTccccgctgcctcctcctccaccgccacctCCGGCTCAACCCTACGCCGTCGCTACGCAAGAACAAGGAAACGGCGAGCCCAAGAAGGACGTCACGGCGGCGGCCATGAACGGCGACGAGGCCAAGAAACAGAGCGACGGCGGGGGCAAGAAACAGGGGAAGGCAAGAAAGCAGAGGACGATGGGGAGGACGCGAAGCCGGAGCATGGAGCGCAGCGTGAGCCTGGACACCGGCCTGCTCATCAAGCTCTTCCTGCCGCTCTCCGTCGGCCGGAAGAAGAAGGTGTCGCCCAAGCCCGCCGCGGTCGCCCCCGCCAAGGACGGCaggaagaagaccaagaagaagaagaagaaggaggggaagaaggaggacgaggaggagtggtGGAAGAAGAGCGAGTTCAGCGAGGCGGGGAGCAGCAGCAGGaccagcagcagcggcagcagcaacagcagcgccAGCAGGAACAATGGAAATGGCGGCAGCGATCCAAAAGCTCCGTCCAGGAGCAGGAGCAG AAAGAGAATCGGGTGCTATGGTTTCTTCCGGgcaaacaagggcaaaaatggagtTATCCAGGAATAA